One segment of Marvinbryantia formatexigens DSM 14469 DNA contains the following:
- a CDS encoding DUF6142 family protein gives MAKKMMYSFTEKKNSVNGIISTIMGGISLVFLLAMIYASYYMRGDAGIYAGAFGLCGLIFALAGFIVGIRSFSEKNIKYKYPKIGSVLSGTVFVIWLALYLIGV, from the coding sequence ATGGCTAAAAAGATGATGTATTCCTTCACGGAAAAGAAAAATTCTGTAAATGGGATTATCTCGACAATCATGGGCGGCATTTCGCTGGTATTTCTGCTGGCGATGATCTACGCCTCCTATTATATGCGCGGAGACGCCGGAATTTATGCCGGGGCGTTCGGGCTTTGCGGGCTGATTTTTGCTCTGGCAGGCTTTATTGTCGGCATCCGCAGCTTTTCAGAAAAAAATATCAAATATAAATATCCGAAAATCGGCTCGGTGCTCAGCGGGACCGTATTTGTCATCTGGCTGGCGCTGTATCTGATTGGGGTGTAG
- a CDS encoding VanZ family protein has translation MKIETKRKIQALSTVLFILYLFLLTYFLFFAESFDRMYTEREYAYNLEPFKEIHRFWTYREELGFLAVFTNLAGNVICFMPFGAILPVLNRKARNFFVITFLSFEFSLLVECAQLISRVGSFDVDDLMLNTIGGVLGFLIFTICNQVRRKRYG, from the coding sequence GTGAAGATAGAAACAAAACGAAAAATACAGGCGCTCAGCACCGTGCTGTTTATCCTGTATCTGTTTCTGCTGACTTACTTTCTGTTTTTTGCAGAGAGCTTTGACAGAATGTACACGGAGCGGGAGTATGCTTACAATCTGGAGCCGTTTAAGGAAATCCACCGTTTCTGGACATACCGGGAGGAGCTTGGGTTCCTGGCGGTGTTTACCAATCTGGCGGGCAACGTAATCTGCTTTATGCCGTTCGGGGCGATTTTGCCGGTGCTGAACAGAAAGGCGCGCAATTTCTTTGTGATTACGTTCCTGAGCTTTGAATTCAGCCTGCTGGTGGAGTGCGCGCAGCTTATTTCCAGGGTCGGCAGCTTCGATGTCGACGACCTGATGCTGAATACCATCGGCGGCGTGCTTGGATTTCTGATATTTACCATATGCAACCAGGTGAGGAGAAAACGATATGGCTAA
- the pyrE gene encoding orotate phosphoribosyltransferase has translation MESYKQEFIEFMVDCQVLKFGEFVLKSGRKSPFFMNAGGYVTGAQLRKLGEYYAKAIYDRYGADFDVLFGPAYKGIPLAVTTLIAFSELYGKEIRYCSDRKEEKDHGADKGGFLGSKLKDGDRVVMIEDVITSGKSMEETVPKVRGAADVKIVGLMVSLDRMEVGKGGKKCALDEVKELYGFETNAIVTMKEVVEYLHNKPYKGNIIINDEIKAAIDAYYAQYGVK, from the coding sequence ATGGAAAGCTACAAACAGGAATTTATTGAGTTTATGGTGGATTGCCAGGTGTTGAAGTTTGGCGAGTTTGTTTTAAAAAGCGGCAGAAAGTCCCCGTTTTTCATGAATGCGGGCGGTTATGTGACGGGCGCGCAGCTCAGGAAGCTGGGAGAGTATTATGCAAAGGCGATTTATGACAGATACGGCGCGGATTTTGACGTGCTGTTCGGACCGGCGTACAAGGGGATACCGCTGGCGGTAACCACCTTGATTGCATTCAGCGAGCTGTATGGCAAGGAGATACGCTACTGCAGCGACCGCAAGGAGGAAAAGGACCACGGCGCGGATAAGGGCGGCTTTCTGGGCAGCAAATTAAAAGACGGCGACCGCGTGGTGATGATTGAGGATGTGATCACCTCCGGAAAATCGATGGAGGAGACCGTGCCCAAGGTACGCGGCGCAGCGGACGTGAAAATCGTGGGTCTGATGGTGTCGCTGGACCGCATGGAGGTCGGAAAGGGCGGAAAGAAGTGCGCGCTCGATGAGGTGAAGGAGCTGTACGGTTTTGAGACGAACGCCATTGTCACCATGAAAGAAGTGGTGGAATATCTGCATAATAAACCGTATAAGGGAAATATCATAATTAATGATGAAATAAAAGCCGCGATCGATGCGTATTATGCGCAGTACGGCGTAAAATAG
- a CDS encoding type III toxin-antitoxin system ToxN/AbiQ family toxin, whose translation MINEFKIYSISDRYVDFLRQKVPNVYSNKENHRTHTRKYIGICLKIEEFCYYIPMSSPKESDYQVAGQNRVIRKSIVPIMRIVVKNSQGVKELKGTLRISHMIPVPEKELKLYDIDSETDLRYRDLIQDEIIFIRKYKDKIASNAKLLYKQKQEGDITAGYVKSALDYKVLEELCKEYSLRE comes from the coding sequence ATGATAAATGAATTTAAAATTTATAGCATATCAGACCGATATGTCGATTTCTTGAGACAAAAGGTTCCGAATGTGTATTCTAATAAAGAAAACCATCGGACGCATACGAGAAAATACATAGGAATTTGCTTAAAAATTGAGGAATTTTGTTATTATATTCCTATGTCTTCGCCCAAAGAATCAGATTATCAAGTGGCAGGGCAGAACAGGGTGATAAGAAAGAGTATTGTACCAATTATGAGGATTGTTGTGAAGAACAGCCAGGGTGTTAAAGAATTAAAGGGAACTTTGCGTATCAGCCATATGATACCAGTGCCGGAGAAAGAGCTGAAATTATATGATATAGATTCAGAGACAGACTTGCGTTATAGAGATTTAATACAAGACGAAATTATCTTTATTCGTAAGTACAAGGATAAGATTGCCAGTAATGCTAAGCTGTTGTATAAACAAAAGCAGGAAGGAGATATAACGGCAGGATATGTAAAATCAGCATTGGATTATAAAGTGCTGGAAGAGTTATGCAAAGAATATTCATTGCGGGAATAA
- a CDS encoding ABC transporter permease, with product MKNQKKDFFGIFFESGLYRIGILAVMCLVLALVSDNFFKVSNFMNILRQSSVLLVLAACATGCILTHGIDNSIGGVMSLCGCACGWFLNNDFSVPAAIILTILVGILFGAINGFLVGVVRIPPFVSTYGVSYIANGLALILMGSDIFSGFPKSFRSLASGNIFGFPVIMIIALGVTLLMYLCFQRSNFGKQVYCVGANYTTAKYSGINTLLTLFIVYILSGCGAAIGGILQVARQSAAQAGMGDTFQMTAIAAIVIGGTSMSGGEGSVFGAIIGALILTLIVNAMNLLGVPALAQSIVTGAIIVLAVLLDVQLKRIQAARSAAV from the coding sequence ATGAAAAATCAGAAAAAAGATTTTTTCGGCATTTTCTTTGAAAGCGGACTTTACCGGATAGGGATTCTTGCAGTGATGTGTCTGGTACTGGCGCTTGTTTCCGACAATTTCTTTAAGGTAAGTAATTTCATGAATATATTGCGTCAGTCTTCTGTATTACTGGTTCTTGCTGCATGCGCTACCGGTTGTATTCTGACGCATGGCATCGACAACTCGATTGGAGGAGTTATGTCGCTGTGCGGATGTGCGTGCGGATGGTTTCTGAATAATGATTTTTCTGTGCCTGCGGCAATCATCCTGACGATTCTGGTGGGAATATTGTTTGGCGCGATCAACGGATTTCTGGTTGGCGTTGTAAGAATACCGCCGTTTGTTTCCACGTATGGCGTAAGCTATATTGCAAATGGTCTGGCATTGATATTGATGGGGTCTGATATTTTTTCGGGTTTTCCGAAAAGCTTCCGCAGCCTTGCATCGGGGAATATTTTCGGCTTTCCGGTGATCATGATAATTGCCCTGGGCGTAACATTGCTGATGTATCTTTGCTTTCAGCGAAGCAATTTTGGAAAGCAGGTGTATTGTGTGGGTGCTAATTATACCACGGCAAAATATTCCGGAATCAATACGCTGCTGACATTATTTATTGTGTATATTCTCAGCGGCTGCGGAGCTGCGATCGGTGGAATCCTGCAGGTGGCGCGCCAGAGTGCGGCACAGGCGGGAATGGGAGATACGTTTCAGATGACGGCGATTGCCGCTATTGTAATTGGCGGAACTTCCATGTCCGGAGGAGAAGGCAGTGTGTTTGGAGCAATCATTGGCGCCCTGATTCTTACATTGATTGTAAATGCCATGAACCTTCTGGGGGTTCCAGCTCTGGCGCAGTCGATTGTGACAGGCGCGATTATTGTGCTGGCAGTGCTTCTGGATGTGCAGCTGAAACGGATACAGGCAGCGCGCTCAGCAGCAGTATGA
- a CDS encoding ABC transporter permease translates to MNNKKPRRSVLQAAGSVEPVVWMLAIIVITFAFTGEQFLTWGNAVNIIKQASPFLILALAETMAVLVGQIDLSVGNNMAFCTVIIAMMINAGIPVWLSAIAGILTGACCGLLNGVFIARFKVPAYITTFGFGTMFYGIGSLITGGISVPALNEHFRFLADGSVWKIPMVMILAILVFFMVWILVYRTAFGRNMYGLGGNREALFLGGVNPVKAEIMVFTVAGVLVGIAGVLFAARSASGHPDYGKQWEFNAIAATIIGGNSFSEGNGNIFKTVMGVLFIQILKTGLNISGVSPQSQSFLMGVIVVAAISIDVLLKTRKEA, encoded by the coding sequence ATGAACAATAAAAAACCGCGAAGAAGCGTGCTGCAGGCGGCGGGCAGTGTGGAACCTGTGGTATGGATGCTTGCGATTATCGTTATTACGTTTGCTTTTACAGGGGAGCAGTTTCTGACATGGGGAAACGCTGTGAATATTATTAAACAGGCATCGCCGTTTCTGATACTGGCGCTGGCAGAGACAATGGCAGTGCTGGTCGGGCAGATTGATTTGTCGGTTGGAAACAATATGGCGTTCTGCACAGTGATAATCGCCATGATGATAAACGCCGGGATACCGGTCTGGCTTTCCGCGATAGCGGGAATCCTGACAGGTGCATGCTGTGGTCTGCTGAACGGAGTGTTTATCGCACGGTTTAAGGTGCCGGCATACATTACTACATTCGGCTTTGGAACCATGTTTTATGGGATTGGCTCCCTGATTACAGGTGGAATTTCTGTTCCGGCGCTCAATGAGCATTTTAGGTTTCTGGCGGATGGAAGTGTGTGGAAGATTCCAATGGTTATGATACTGGCGATACTGGTATTTTTTATGGTCTGGATTCTGGTGTACCGCACTGCATTTGGAAGAAATATGTATGGTCTGGGAGGAAACCGGGAAGCGCTGTTTTTGGGCGGGGTTAATCCGGTAAAGGCAGAAATCATGGTGTTTACAGTGGCAGGTGTGCTTGTCGGAATAGCCGGTGTGCTGTTTGCTGCGCGTTCTGCGTCCGGACATCCCGATTATGGAAAGCAGTGGGAGTTTAATGCGATAGCGGCAACGATTATCGGCGGGAACTCCTTTTCGGAGGGGAATGGAAATATTTTTAAGACGGTCATGGGTGTGTTGTTTATTCAGATACTGAAAACCGGGTTGAATATTTCGGGGGTATCGCCCCAGTCACAGTCATTTCTGATGGGAGTTATTGTGGTGGCGGCAATTTCCATTGACGTACTTCTGAAAACAAGGAAGGAGGCGTAG
- a CDS encoding sugar ABC transporter ATP-binding protein has protein sequence MTPLMKLEHIDKQFPGVKALTDVNIEFYAGEIHALVGENGAGKSTMIKIILSAYKPTAGKIYYEGKEIQLTGPLEASALGIEAVHQELMLVPYLSVARNIFLNHEPKRPGTGLFDVREMERRAKELLEGFGVCIDVTRPVKEFSASVWKMIDIARVVNLKPRMIIFDEPTAILSEREVDSLMKKILELKREGVAIIYISHRLQEIEKLADKISILRDGHHVGTMSGEGMNEEEIVKRMVGRDVSSFYSRRINPQGEELLRMEHVNLKKGQKDISLNVHRGEIVGLAGLVGAGRTEVAESLFGMNRILSGEIYYRGERIRPRSVSAMINRGAYLVPENRKYEGLVLRFSVAANIALSAFGRWSRFFYNKKKETEKAEEMIHALSIKTPGRTQLVGNLSGGNQQKVVIGKAMVTESEFLIFDEPTVGVDVGAKEEIHNLMDEFVRKNGGILMISSDLPEIIGMCDRVYIMYEGKIVRELQREELSDKNIAGYMLGAKGGDGQ, from the coding sequence ATGACGCCATTGATGAAACTGGAACATATAGACAAGCAATTTCCGGGCGTGAAAGCACTGACGGATGTGAATATCGAATTTTACGCCGGAGAGATACATGCTCTGGTTGGTGAAAACGGAGCCGGAAAATCAACGATGATAAAGATTATTCTGAGCGCTTACAAGCCGACCGCGGGGAAAATATATTATGAGGGAAAAGAAATACAGCTTACCGGTCCGCTGGAAGCATCCGCACTCGGCATAGAAGCCGTTCATCAGGAATTGATGCTGGTACCATACTTAAGTGTTGCGCGCAATATTTTTCTGAACCATGAGCCCAAAAGACCGGGAACCGGTCTGTTTGATGTCAGAGAGATGGAAAGAAGGGCAAAAGAACTGCTGGAGGGCTTCGGCGTCTGTATCGACGTTACCCGTCCGGTAAAAGAATTCAGCGCCTCTGTCTGGAAGATGATTGATATTGCACGTGTGGTGAATCTGAAGCCGAGAATGATTATTTTTGATGAACCTACCGCAATTCTGTCGGAACGCGAGGTGGACAGTCTGATGAAAAAGATTCTGGAGCTGAAACGCGAGGGCGTTGCCATTATTTATATTTCTCACAGACTGCAGGAGATTGAAAAGCTGGCGGATAAGATATCAATACTGCGTGACGGGCATCATGTGGGGACGATGTCCGGAGAAGGCATGAATGAGGAAGAAATTGTAAAACGCATGGTTGGGCGTGATGTTTCCAGTTTTTACAGCCGGAGGATTAATCCGCAGGGAGAGGAACTGCTGCGCATGGAGCACGTTAATCTGAAAAAGGGGCAGAAGGATATTTCCCTGAATGTTCACCGGGGAGAAATTGTCGGTCTTGCCGGGCTGGTCGGTGCAGGACGTACGGAGGTGGCAGAGAGTCTGTTTGGCATGAACCGCATTCTGTCCGGCGAAATTTATTACCGGGGAGAGCGGATAAGACCACGCTCAGTATCGGCAATGATTAATCGCGGAGCTTATCTTGTGCCGGAAAACAGAAAATATGAGGGGCTGGTTCTGCGCTTTTCGGTGGCGGCGAATATAGCGCTGAGTGCGTTTGGGCGCTGGAGCCGCTTCTTTTACAATAAGAAGAAAGAAACAGAGAAGGCGGAAGAGATGATTCACGCATTGTCAATCAAAACACCGGGAAGGACGCAGCTTGTCGGGAATCTGTCCGGCGGAAATCAGCAGAAGGTAGTAATTGGTAAGGCAATGGTGACGGAATCGGAGTTTCTGATTTTTGATGAGCCTACCGTCGGCGTGGATGTGGGAGCAAAGGAAGAAATCCACAATCTGATGGATGAATTTGTGAGAAAGAACGGGGGAATTCTGATGATTTCCAGTGATTTGCCGGAGATTATCGGTATGTGTGACCGTGTCTATATTATGTACGAAGGAAAGATTGTCAGGGAACTTCAGAGGGAGGAGCTGTCGGATAAGAACATTGCGGGTTATATGCTCGGAGCGAAAGGCGGGGATGGACAATGA
- a CDS encoding sugar ABC transporter substrate-binding protein, with the protein MKKLMAIAAATLLLTTSMTAMAEGVAFNDPAAERPESIEYPVEGLSWAATTDVKVNGDYTIAMIVKNNTNPFMNGVLNGFSKAAEDIGFEAMLLSPQTADSNEDQVRLVEDMIQSGVDAICIHPVDSNGIVPALEKAWDAGIPVLVQGTQANTDKIYGWYGTKYADEATLIAEYLAEKLDYKGNVVYITGPQQAQNAIDEINATHAVFEKYPDLNLIEEQPGNFNRATSMSVMENLIQKYSEDDIDWVIGGNDECAMGAIAAMENAGWKLGFEDGGIGVSGIDCNKDASYAMQEGTLTVSVNPDPVSLGYIGAAFLVNYLNDGDLFPEYVAWPDFQTADDVVIDASNIDNYIENLAWWKDPS; encoded by the coding sequence ATGAAGAAACTAATGGCGATTGCTGCAGCGACTCTGCTGCTTACTACATCCATGACAGCAATGGCGGAGGGCGTTGCTTTCAATGACCCGGCTGCTGAGAGACCGGAGTCGATTGAATATCCGGTAGAAGGACTGTCCTGGGCTGCAACCACAGATGTGAAAGTAAATGGCGATTATACGATTGCCATGATTGTAAAAAATAATACGAATCCGTTTATGAACGGGGTGCTGAACGGTTTCAGCAAGGCAGCGGAGGATATCGGCTTTGAAGCCATGCTGCTTTCCCCGCAGACAGCGGACAGCAATGAAGATCAAGTCCGTCTTGTGGAAGATATGATTCAGAGCGGCGTAGACGCTATCTGCATTCATCCGGTAGATTCCAATGGAATCGTTCCGGCGCTGGAAAAGGCATGGGATGCCGGTATCCCGGTGCTTGTGCAGGGCACGCAGGCGAATACAGACAAAATATACGGCTGGTATGGAACAAAATATGCGGATGAGGCGACACTGATTGCGGAATATCTTGCAGAAAAGCTGGACTACAAGGGAAATGTTGTTTACATTACCGGTCCGCAGCAGGCGCAGAACGCGATTGATGAAATTAATGCCACGCATGCAGTGTTTGAGAAATATCCGGATTTGAATCTGATTGAGGAGCAGCCAGGAAACTTCAATAGAGCAACCAGCATGAGCGTTATGGAGAATCTGATACAGAAATACAGCGAGGATGATATTGACTGGGTTATCGGCGGAAACGATGAATGTGCGATGGGCGCGATTGCCGCAATGGAAAATGCCGGCTGGAAACTTGGCTTTGAGGACGGCGGTATCGGCGTATCCGGAATCGACTGCAATAAGGATGCCTCCTATGCAATGCAGGAGGGGACGCTTACCGTTTCTGTGAATCCGGACCCGGTATCGCTGGGATATATTGGGGCGGCATTTCTGGTGAACTATCTGAATGATGGAGATTTATTCCCGGAATATGTGGCATGGCCGGATTTCCAGACAGCGGATGATGTTGTGATTGATGCGTCCAACATTGATAACTATATTGAAAATTTGGCTTGGTGGAAAGACCCAAGTTAG
- a CDS encoding MBL fold metallo-hydrolase, translating to MGVFDEKKEIRRYEDSIPDSKGTGVPRKMTREIWLEECFPEWHCMLNQEIEKAEFPEGSFGMWMLGGPSWAYKSAGGATFLVDNYSGSSLCSNYEYCGVCRTTGAPKLHWMRINPHVIDPWKFKRLDYVFATHHHQDHADYYTVQATLQTTDCKFVGPKNTCSLFRQWGVPEERIVEVKPGDRFQCLDVTVKVERNYDSMACMTGDYKPGDTLDFDSNAVSFIFDTGRHSVIFLGDTLYNDGYKAVGQRNKIDVVVTDMGYNAPGGTDKMNPWDVMRVTENLGAKVVIPDHYENWASSEINPHQLQRIVRENHPGMVACIMKSGGMYEYPRDAAMWEYKYPDWQERYDWEKSYVYGNAGKEET from the coding sequence ATGGGTGTATTTGATGAAAAGAAAGAAATCCGCCGGTATGAGGATTCGATTCCGGACAGTAAGGGGACAGGGGTTCCACGAAAAATGACCAGGGAAATCTGGCTGGAGGAGTGCTTTCCGGAATGGCACTGTATGCTGAACCAGGAGATTGAGAAGGCGGAATTTCCGGAAGGGTCTTTTGGAATGTGGATGCTGGGCGGACCGAGCTGGGCGTATAAATCGGCAGGCGGGGCAACATTTCTGGTAGACAATTATTCGGGATCCTCTCTGTGCAGCAATTACGAATACTGCGGTGTATGCCGGACGACCGGGGCGCCGAAGCTGCACTGGATGCGGATTAACCCGCATGTAATCGACCCGTGGAAGTTTAAAAGGCTGGATTATGTGTTTGCAACGCATCATCACCAGGACCATGCGGATTATTACACAGTACAGGCTACACTGCAGACAACAGACTGCAAATTTGTCGGACCAAAGAATACCTGCAGCCTGTTCCGCCAGTGGGGCGTACCGGAAGAGCGCATCGTGGAGGTAAAGCCGGGCGACCGGTTCCAGTGTCTGGATGTAACAGTAAAGGTAGAGCGTAATTATGACAGTATGGCATGTATGACGGGAGATTATAAGCCGGGAGATACGCTTGACTTTGATTCGAATGCAGTATCCTTTATTTTTGACACGGGCAGGCATTCGGTAATCTTTCTGGGTGATACGCTGTATAACGATGGCTATAAGGCGGTTGGACAGCGCAACAAGATTGATGTGGTTGTCACGGATATGGGATACAATGCTCCGGGAGGAACCGATAAAATGAATCCGTGGGATGTGATGCGCGTGACGGAAAATCTTGGCGCGAAGGTAGTAATTCCGGATCATTATGAAAACTGGGCAAGCAGTGAAATCAATCCGCATCAGCTCCAGAGGATTGTCCGGGAAAATCATCCGGGAATGGTTGCCTGCATCATGAAGAGCGGCGGAATGTACGAATATCCGCGCGATGCCGCTATGTGGGAGTACAAATATCCCGACTGGCAGGAGCGCTATGACTGGGAAAAGAGCTATGTTTATGGAAATGCCGGAAAAGAAGAGACATAA